In Planctomycetota bacterium, the DNA window GCCGATCTTGACCGTATCGCCGACGGCGAACGGGCGGTCGAGGAAAATGAACACCGACCCGAAAAAGTTCGCGAGCGAGTCCTGAAGCGCCAGGGCCACCGCCAGACCGCCGATCCCCAGGCCCGCCAGGAGGCTCGAGACGCTGTAGCCCAAAAGTTGCACCACCCACACGCCGCACACCACCCCGATCGTCACCTTCAGGGCCTTGCGCACCAGCGGCACAAGTTGGTCGTCGAGTTTTGATTGGGTGCGTTTGGCCATCCGCGAGAGGTATTCGACCGCGACGTCCACGACGCGGAAAAGGAACCAGACCACGTCGGCCGCGAGAAACACCTTCAGGGCGCCATAAGCGAAATCGCGGACGTTCGGCTCGGTCGGCAGGCGAAGCGACGCCACGGCCAAGCCCAAACCGCCCAGCAGTAGCAGGCAGCCGATCGGCTTCGAGGCCGCCTCCGCCAGCAGATGGTCGAACTCCAGATGCGTCCGCTTCAGCAGCGGAATGACCTTCTTCTCCATCACGAAGTCGGAGACCTTCTTGGCGACCAGCCCCAGGAAGATGAAGAGAAACGCGGCGAAAAATTGCCACACCGCCACCCCGAACATCTCTTTCGAAGCCCACCCGCCCAGGTGCTCCTCGAAGAACCGGGCGATGCTCTGTTCGAGTTTCCGAGCGGCGTCGGATGGCTTTTCGCCGGGCGCGGCTGCGCCATCGCCCGTCGTCGCCGCGGGCGGCCCAGCCGTCACGGCCTCGGACGCAGCCGAATCGGGCGCCGGCCCCGCCGAGGCGGCCGGCGCAAACCACCCGACCGCCAACGCCGTCAGAAGAATCGCCGGCCATCGCGCCCCGGATCCACGGAAAACAGAACCGCCGGTTGCCATCCGATCGTCTCCTCCGCTGGGCGGTGCTCCGGCCTTAGGTTACACGAGGCCCCGCCGGGATGCAAGCGCGGGCCCCGGCTACTTCTTCACCGCAAAGAAC includes these proteins:
- a CDS encoding mechanosensitive ion channel family protein — protein: MATGGSVFRGSGARWPAILLTALAVGWFAPAASAGPAPDSAASEAVTAGPPAATTGDGAAAPGEKPSDAARKLEQSIARFFEEHLGGWASKEMFGVAVWQFFAAFLFIFLGLVAKKVSDFVMEKKVIPLLKRTHLEFDHLLAEAASKPIGCLLLLGGLGLAVASLRLPTEPNVRDFAYGALKVFLAADVVWFLFRVVDVAVEYLSRMAKRTQSKLDDQLVPLVRKALKVTIGVVCGVWVVQLLGYSVSSLLAGLGIGGLAVALALQDSLANFFGSVFIFLDRPFAVGDTVKIGDVTGTVEQIGFRSTRIRTFDATLVAIPNKHVADSGIDNWTRRPNRRVFQSVGVTYETTADQMQQAVAAIRRILEGDEGVDPEGVIVRFEDFGASSLDIRVVYFTKATDYAGHLEARERVNLAIMRALEQLGLAIAFPTRTVYFEGDIARALAGRAETNRPEAKG